The Pseudomonas chlororaphis subsp. piscium genome contains the following window.
CGCAGCGTGGTAAAGCCCTGCCGGCGAGGGTATTTCTTCAGCGGGTTGGGGCTGCCGTCAGGCAGGGTGTTCGCCAGGAATGCTTCCGGGGCCCGCCGCGCCTCCGGGTTTTTGTTGTTGAGGTAGTTCCAGTACGGAAGCGCCCAGTCGTCGCCCGTCAGTTCCTTCACCTTGGCCGCGACAATTGCCTCGAAGGCCGCCAGGTAACCGCGGTGCCAGGACAGGAAGTACCAGCTGCCGTGCTGGCACTGGCTGCCGTAGGTAAAGTTGGTCAGGTCCTTGGGAACCGGATCGGCATCGCCCAGGACATTCACCTCAACCCACAACTGCCGGTCGAAGCCGTGCATGGCGCCGAGAAACTTCCAGCTGTTGCGGTTGGTGATCGGTAGTTTGTCCAGTTCGCGCATGGCCAGCGCGTAGTTGAGCAAGACCTTGTTGTTCCATCCGGAGCCGAGTGTTGCCACATCCTGTCGAGTCGTGTTCATGAATGCACCTCCCTTGCAGCATCAGGCCGGGTGGCACCTGTGGCGCCACACCCCTCGCAATCCTTTGCCGCTGGCGACTTCATGTTCACGGCGGAACTGCGCTCATGAGGCCCGCAGTGCTGGTGCGCGCCTCTTCGAAAATGAGTATAGAAGCCCGGGAAAAACGCCATGGCCGATTCCGATTATCCCGATGAACGACATGGGTTTTGCTTGCTTGTGCGGACGGGCGGGGGATTGGCGTGGGTCTATTGATGGGTGCAGTGCAGGAATCGTGGCTTCACAACGCCTGCAGCAGGCGCTGCAACTGCTGGTGTTCCCAGATGCTCAGGAGTTTGACCGGGTCGGTGCCGTAGCGCTGCCAGGCGTCGAGCGTCTCGACCCGGCCATCCGGCGAAAGGCACTGCTCGCAGTGGCTCAGGCTCTGGCCATGGCTGACCAGGGTCAGGGCCCAGCCGTCGATGTCGAGCCGCACCTGCCAGCTATCGTCCGCAGTCAATACGCGGTGGCTCGATGGGCCCAGGGTGCGGGTGCCGAGGGCCAGCTCTCTGAGCACCTGGCAGATTTCCCGGGCGGTGAGGGCGGTGATGCTTTGCATGGGGACGATCTCGGGCATGGACGGCGGCTATTTTGCCATTGTTGTCGGCCGGCATCAGGCGGGATGACGGATTCCTTGAGCCGAAAAAATACCCGTATCGCGAGAGACGGGCATTTTTCATGGGCCTCCACCAGGTCCAGGCGGGGCTGGCCGGGAGGCCATCAGCGGTATTCAGGGGCGGGGGCAAGGCTTACTTGGCGGACTTTCGCGCGCCGGACGAGCGCCAGGCCTTTTCTTCCCCGGGATGCTGCACGGCCAGGTAGGCCCTCACGCCCAGTCCCGCCAGACAAAAGACCATGCCTGCGATGAATTGAAATGTAGTCATGACATGCCTCCAAAACAATCAACAGGGGACCATCTCATTTAAGCCGCGCAGGGGCCAGCCGGAGTTGTTACAGGTTGTCTAAGGACGAGGTCATTCCGCTGATGCCGGAGGGTGTAACGGCAACGGTGCTGGTTCGTGGCTCAGCTGGTCGGCACGCGGGCCGGCACTGCCGCGGCGACCTTCGCCGGCCGGGCGTGCAGCAGGGTATTCAGGGCCTGGCGATAGCGCTCGCCGGCCAGGTGCATGCTGTTGTTGTGGGTGGCGCCGGGAACCAGCAGCAGTTGCTTGGGCTGCTGCGCGGCGTCGAACAGTTGCTGGCTGAAGCGCGCGGGCACGTAACGGTCGTCCAGGCCGTGGACGATCAGCAGCGGCATGCCGATATGGGCGATCTTGTCGAGGGAGTCGAATTTCTGCGACAGCAGCCAGCGCACTGGCAACGAGGTGTTGCCCAACTCGGCGGCGATAGCGGCCAGGGAGGTGAACGAGGATTCGACGATCAACCCGCGCGCCGGAATCGGCGTGCCGTCGCTGGCCGCCTGTTGCCCCAGTTGCGCGGCCAGTTCCACCGCCACCGCGCCGCCCAGGGAATGGCCATAGATCAGGCGCTTGCCAGCGTCGGGTTGCAGCCTTTGCAACTGCTCCCAGGCAATCCGCGCGTCCTCATAGACGCTGGTTTCCGACGGTGGCTCACCAAGGCTCTGGCCGAAGCCGCGATAGTCGATGGCCAGTACCGAGAACCCCAGGGCGTGCAGTTGCTCGATGCGGAACAACTGCCCGGTGAGGTTCCAGCGCACCCCGTGCAGATAGAGGATGGCCGGCGCATCGGCCCGCTGGGCCGGCCACCACCAGGCATGAATGTTCTGTTCGGGCTTGAGGCTGTCGCCCTTGAACTCCAGCTCGCGCACCCCGGCCGGCAAGCCGCGATACCAGCTGGCGTTGCCCGGTTCGACGCGAAACACCAGCTCGCGCTCCTTGTGCTCCAGCACCTGGCAGCCCACTGGCAGGCCTATCAACAGGGCAGCCATGCCGAGCAGCGAACACCGGCGAGAGCGCCAGCGCGAGAGAAACGAGGAGGACATGGGCTGTGGCACCGCGCACGGATAAAAACCGCGTTTTAGCAGATGCACTCACCAGCCCAATAATCATTTCGCCAATCTGTGGCTGGGGAAGCTTTACAAAATGTGGCGGCTGACCCGAGGGCCAGGGCGCTGAAAGATGAGGTTATAGCCCTTGAGGCGGACTGTCGGTCCATGGATGAAAAGCCGGGCGTTTGCCTTGAGAATTATGATTTATTGGATCCATTAAGGCTGGGTTCTGTAGCCATTCACAGCCATAGGACCCTCAATAGCCTGTGCCCTCTAAGTCTGGTCGATAATCGCCCGGAAATATCAGCCAACGACTTATTGATTAAATCATTGATTTTTATCTTTTAAATAAAAATGCCTCAGACTTTATCCAGGGACTTAAGCGATTTTTCCAGGGTTTAACCCGATCTCACCTCTTGTTGGTGGATCCATTGAATGATTGATTAGCCATCTGGCGATGGCGGGTCCCTCCCGACCGTCCCCCGATAAAAACTACAAGAAGGGTCTCGTCATGAATGGCTTATCAAGGGCGCGGAACTGCCTGGGTTCCGTCCGCCGCCTGTCTGTGTGCACGCTGCTGTTTTCCCTCTCGCTGTCGCCGCTATGCGCTGGGGAGGTGCGGTCATGACGCTCGACCTGAAGAGCCGCGTGGACAGCGGCCCGATGAGTTCCTTCCAGTGCCTGGCCATTGGCATCTGCATTGTCTTGAACATGATCGATGGTTTCGACGTGCTGGTGATGGCCTTCACCGCGGCCTCGGTGTCGGCCGAGTGGGGTTTGAATGGGGCGCAGGTCGGCCTGTTGCTCAGCGCCGGATTGTTCGGCATGGCGGCGGGTTCGCTGTTTATCGCGCCCTGGGCCGATCGGTTCGGCAGGCGCCCGCTGATCCTGTTCTGCCTGGCGCTGTCCGGGCTCGGCATGCTGCTCTCGGCCCTGAGCCAGACACCCCTGCAACTGGCGCTGCTGCGCGGCCTGACCGGTCTTGGCATCGGCGGCATCCTGGCCAGCAGCAACGTGATCGCCAGCGAGTATTCCAGCAAGCGCTGGCGCGGCCTCGCGGTCAGCCTGCAATCCACCGGTTATGCCCTGGGTGCCACCCTGGGCGGGCTGTTGGCGGTGTGGTTGCTGGGCCATTGGGGCTGGCGCTCGGTGTTCCTGTTCGGCGGTGCGGTGACCTGGCTGGTGATTCCCCTGGTGCTGCTGTGGCTGCCCGAATCCCTGGACTTCCTGCTTGCCCGCCGCCCCGGCAATGCCCTGGTACGGGTCAATCGCCTGGCCCGGCGCCTGGAGCAGCCCGAGCTTGAACAGTTGCCGCCAGAGCTGCCCAGGCAAGCCGGCGCGCCCAGCGGTTTCGGCCAGTTGCTGGCGCCGGCCATGCGCCGCACCACCTTGCTGATCTGGCTGCTGTTTTTCCTGGTGATGTTCGGCTTCTACTTCGTCATGAGCTGGACCCCGAAACTGCTGGTGGCCGCTGGGCTCTCGGCGCAGCAGGGGATCACCGGCGGGGTGCTGCTCAGCGTCGGCGGGATCTTCGGCGCGGCGCTGATCGGCGGCCTGGCCTCGCGCTGGCCGTTGGGCCGGGTGCTGGCGCTGTTCATGCTGATCACCGCCGGCCTGCTGGTGCTGTTTGTCGGCTCGGCCTCGTCGATTGCCGCGGCACTGGGCCTGGGGCTGCTGATCGGGCTGTTTTCCAATGGCTGCGTGGCCGGTCTCTATGCGCTGTCGCCAGTGGTCTACGACGCCTCGGTGCGCGCCACGGGCGTCGGCTGGGGCATCGGCATTGGCCGCATCGGCGCGATCCTTTCGCCCACCGTGGCCGGCTTCCTGCTGGATGGCGGCTGGCAGCCGCTGCATCTGTACGGGGTGTTTGCCAGCGTGTTCGTGATCGCCGCCGGCTGCCTGTTGCTGCTCAAGCCGGCCCGGGCCCGGGCGCAGCCAGCGATGGCCGGCGCCTAGTTCTGGCCCTGGCCGCTGATGATGGCGTCGGCGATGGTGTCGCAGAACCAGCGCAGGGCGGCGGAGCTGTCGCTGTTGGGGTGCCAGTTCAGGGACACGGCGAACTCGGCCACCGGGAACGGCAGTTCGAGCATCTTCAGCTCGCCTTCGTGGATGAACAACCGGGCGATCTGCGCCGGCAGCACCGCAAGCAGGTCGGTGCCGGGAATGATTTTCGGCAGCACCGAGAAGTGCGGCACATGCAGGCTGATACGCCGTTCCACATTCATGTTTTTCAGCACGTCTTCGACATTGCCGTGGCCGGTGGTGCGGGTCACGGCAACGTGCCGCTCGGCGAGGAACTGTTCGAGGCTCAGTTGCTGGTCGATGCGCGGGTGGCCGGTGCTGAGCAGGCACACATAACGCTCGTGCATCAGCACCCGGCTGCGGACGCCGGGGACCGGCTGGCGGCAGATCGCGGCATCGACCTTGCCGCTGGCCAGCCACTCGCCGACCTGGTCCACCTGCAGCGGCAGGACCTCGACTTCGGCCAGTGGCGCGTCCTGGTTCAGGCGCGCCAGGATCAGCGGCAAAAAGCCGATTTCGCCGAGGTCGGAGAGGGCGATGCGAAAGCGCCGCTCGGTGCTCGCGGGGTCGAACTGGCGGCAGCCCTGCACGGTGCTTTCGATGCGGGTCAGGGATTCGCGCAAGGGGCCGTACAGCTGTTCGGCGACAAAGGTCGGCTGGATGCCGTCGCGGGTGCGGCTGAACAGGGCGTCGTCGAACAGCTCGCGCAGGCGTGCCAGGCCATAGCTGACCGAGGGCTGGGTGACGAACAGGCGCTCGGCGGCCAGGGTCACGCTGCGGGCTTCGTAGAGGGTGACGAAGGTGCGGATCAGGTTCAGATCGATGTGGCTCATGTCGCCCCTTGCTGCCGTTATGAATATAGATAGGTCTTATTTTTGATAGAGATAGTATCGATTTGATCAATTTTGTAGTGGCTGCAAGAGTAACCCGAAATCCAATAACAAGGGTCCTTATGAAAACCGTTCACTCTGCGTCCTACGAGATTCTTCGCGAGCAAGGCCTGACCACCATCTTCGGCAATCCTGGCTCCAACGAGCTGCCGTTTCTCAAGGGTTTTCCCGAGGACTTCCGCTACATCCTCGGCCTGCACGAAGGCGCGGTGGTGAGCATGGCCGACGGTTACGCCCTGGCCACCGGCAAGCCGACCTTCGTCAACCTGCATGCCGCCGCCGGTACCGGCAACGGCATGGGCGCGCTGACCAATGCCTGGTATTCCCACAGCCCGCTGGTGATCACCGCCGGCCAGCAGGTGCGCTCGATGGTCGGGGTGGAAGCGATGCTGGCCAATGTCGATGCGGCGCAACTGCCCAAGCCCCTGGTCAAGTGGAGCCACGAACCGGTCTCGGCCCAGGACGTGCCGCGTACCCTGAGCCAGGCGATCCACATGGCCAACCTGGCGCCACGCGGGCCGGTGTATGTGTCGATCCCCTATGACGACTGGGCCTGCGCGGCGCCGGCCGGTGTCGAGCATCTGGCGCGGCGCCAGGTGGCCAGCGCCGGCCTGCCTTCGGCGGCGCAATTGCAGGCGCTGGCCGAGCGCCTGGCGGCGGCGCGTAGCCCGGTGCTGGTGCTCGGCCCGGATGTCGACGGCAGTGGCAGCAACGGCCTGGCGGTGCAGCTGGCGGAAAAACTGCGCATGCCGGCCTGGGTCGCGCCTTCCGCTTCACGCTGTCCGTTCCCCACCCGTCATCCGTGTTTCCGCGGCGTGCTGCCAGCGGCCATCGCCGGGATCAGCCGCTGCCTGGCCGAGCACGACCTGATCCTGGTGGTGGGCGCTCCGGTGTTCCGTTACCACCAATACGCCCCGGGCGATTACCTGCCGGCGGACTGTGAACTGGTGCACCTGACTTGCGATCCGGGTGAGGCGGCGCGGGCGCCCATGGGCGACGCGCTGGTGGGCGATATCGCCCTGACCCTCGAAGCCCTGGTCGAGGTGCTGCCACAGAGCGAGCGGCCGCTGCCGAGCGCCTTGCCGCTGCCGGCGCCGGTGCGCGAGGAGGGCGGCCTGCTGCGCCCGGAAACGGTGTTCGATCTGATCGACCAGCTGGCGCCGCGGGACGCGATCTACGTCAAGGAGTCCACCTCCACCGTCGGCGCGTTCTGGCAGCGGGTGGAGATGAGCGAGCCCGGCAGTTACTTCTTTCCCGCCGCCGGCGGTCTCGGCTTCGGCTTGCCGGCCGCGGTCGGCGTGCAACTGGCGACACCCGGGCGGCGGGTGGTGGCGATCATCGGCGACGGCTCGGCCAACTACGGCATCACCGCGCTCTGGACCGCTGCCCAATACGGCATCCCGGTGGTGTTCATCATCCTCAAGAACGGCACCTACGGCGCGCTGCGCTGGTTCGCCGATGTGCTGCAGGTCAGCGATGCGCCGGGGCTGGACGTACCGGGGCTGGACTTCTGCGCCATTGCCCAGGGCTATGGCGTGCAGGCGCAGCATGCGGCGACCCGCGCCGAATTCGCCGCCGCCTTCAGCGCGGCCCTGGCCGGCAATCGCCCGGTGTTGATCGAGGTGCCGACCCTGACTATCGAGCCCTGATCATCAAGGACTGAGTTCCTATTGCCGGGCGAAGACCCGGCATTGCCAACCGCGCCTTGCGCACACTCACCACAACAATAAAAAGAGGTGGCTATGAACACGACTTCGGTCAGTGAAGTGATGGAGGCTAGGCCCCAGCGGTCGAGCCCGGTTTCCGGCAGCGCCGACATCGGCACCCTGCTTGATGACGGGCCCTACACCGGGATGCAGAAGATCGTGGTGTTGCTGGCCGCGCTGTCGATCGTGATGGACGGTTTCGACGGTCAGCTCATCGGTTTCGCCATACCGCTGATGATCAAGGAGTGGGGGATCACCCGCGAGGCCTTCGCCCCCGCGGTGGCCGCCGGGCTGATCGGCATGGGCATCGGCAGTGCCTGCGCCGGGCTGTTCGCCGATCGTTTCGGCCGGCGCATGGCGGTCATCGCCAGCGTGATCCTGTTCGGCACCGCGACCTGCGCCATCGGCCTCTCGCCGGATGCGCTGACCGTGGCGGCGCTGCGCTTTATCGCCGGGCTGGGCATCGGCGGTGCCTTGCCCAGCGCCACCACCATGACTGCCGAGTTCACCCCGGCGCGCCGCCGCACCCTGGCGGTCACGGCGACCATCGTCTGTGTGCCCCTGGGCGGGATGCTGGCGGGGCTGTTCGCCTCCCACGTACTGCCGCTGTACGGCTGGCGCACCTTGTTCTTTATCGGCGGCAGCCTGCCCATCGTCCTGGGCCTGTTGCTGCTGGCGACCTTGCCGGAGTCGCCGCGCTTCCTGGCGCGCCGGCCGCAGCGTTGGGGCGAGTTGACCGCGCTGCTGGGACGCATGGGCCGGCCCATGCCCGAGGGCGTGCGCTACACCGATGCGCTGGAGCAGCAGAGCGAGCAGCAGGGCGGCTTCCGTGCCTTGTTCGCCCCCGGCTACGGGCGCGATACCCTGGCGGTCTGGGTGGCGTTCTTCATGTGCCTGACCGCCGTCTACAGCGCCTTCAGCTGGCTGCCGACCATGCTCCTGGCCGAAGGCTTGCCGCTGGCGCTGGCCAGCTCCGGCCTTACCGCCTACAACCTGGGCGGGGTGATCGGCGCGCTGGTCTGCGCGGTGGCCATGACCCGTTGGGGCTCGTTCTGGCCGCTGCTGATCTGTTGCGCCGGCGGCGCGGCCAGCGCCTTCGCCATGCAGACCCTGGACGTCGACCAGAACACCAGCCTGCTGATCTTCGGCTTTGGCGTGCACGGTTTGTTCGTCAACGCGGTGCAGTCCACCCTCTATGCGCTGTGCGCCTTTATCTATCCCACTGCCGTGCGTGCCACGGGCACCGCATCGGCCCTGGCCTTCGGGCGCATGGGCGCGATCCTCAGCGCCTTCGTCGGCGCCACGGTGATCACCCAGGGCGGTGCCCACGGCTATCTGACGTTGCTGGGAACGGTAATGGTCTTGGCGCTGATCGCCCTGGTGCTGGTACGCCGACATATTCCCCGGCGGGCGCCTGGATCAACCCGGGCCGACAAGCAGCACCTTGCCGATCAACCCTCACAACCATAAGGAGGTTCGATGAACATCAGCATTCTCGGGGCGGGCGCCATGGGCTCGCTGTTTGGCGGCCTGCTGGCGGAAAGCGGGCAGCAGGTCACGCTGCTGGACATCAACGACGCGCATCTGGAGGCGATCCGTCGCCAGGGCTTGCGCCTGGAGACCGACAGCGGCGACCGGCGCATCGGCGGCCTGAGCGCCTGCCGACCGGAGCAGGTGACGGGCCAGCCTGACCTGTTGCTGGTCTTCACCAAGGCCCAGCACACCGACAACGCGCTACGCGGTATTGCCGGCCATATCGGCGAGCACAGTCTGGTGCTGACCCTGCAGAACGGCCTGGGCAACGCCGAAACGCTGTGCCGCCACGTCGCCTCGGAGCGGGTGATGATCGGCATGACCACCTGGCCCGCCGACATGGCCGGGCCGGCCCATGTTCGCTCCCATGGCCAGGGCGTGGTCCGGGTGCTGTCGCTGGATGGCGTCGAGCGCCAGGGTGGCAACCAGGTTGCCGCGGTGCTGCAGGCGGCGGGGCTGCAATGCGCGGTGGACCCGCGGGTCTGGACCTCGATCTGGGAGAAGGTGGCGTTCAACGCGGCCTTGAACAGCCTGTGCGCTGTCACCGGTTGCACGGTGGGGCAACTGGATGCCGCGCCGGAAGGCGTGGCGCTGGCCCGGGCCATCGTGCTGGAGGTGCTCAGCGTCGCGCAGTCGGTGGGGGTGGCAACGGATGCGCAGCACTGCCTGGAGACTGTGGCTTATGCCATCGCCCACCACCGGACGCACAAACCGTCGATGCTGCAAGACGTACTGGCCGGGCGGCCCACGGAAATCGGCGCGATCAACGGCGAGGTCCTGGCCAGGGCGCGCCAGGCCGGCATCGCTGTGCCGCACACCGAAACCCTGCTGGGGCTGCTGCGCCTGATCGAGGCGCGGGCGGCCACCGGAGGCGGTCATGAATAGCCACGTAAACCCGGTTCGGCGGCCTGAGTCGCGAGCCCATCTTTCCTGTGAGTCCTGCCTTCGAGGAGTTTTGTCATGAGTGAGTCCCCAGCTGTCTACAGCGATCTGCACCTGCAACCCATCGCCGGGGAGTGGCGCGCCGGCGCCGCCGGTAAAACCCTGGCGGTGAGCAACCCGTTCGACGGCGCGCTGTTGCTGGAAGTGGCCCAGGCCAACCGCGCGGACCTGGATGCCGCCTATGCCAAGGCCGCCGCGGTGCAGCCGCAATGGGCGGCGCTCGGGCCGTCGGCGCGGGCGGCGGTGCTGCATCAGGTGGTGGCGGTGTTCGACCGGCGCCGCGAGGAAATCGTCGACTGGATCATTCGCGAGTCCGGCAGCACCCGGCTCAAGGCGCAATTGGAGTGGGGCGCGGCGCGGGCCATCGCCCTGGAGTCGGCGTCGTTCCCGGCGCGGGTCCACGGGCGCATTCTCGAGTCCGATGTGCCGGGCAAGGAAAGCCGTGTCTATCGCAGCGCCCTGGGGGTGGTCGGGGTCATCAGCCCGTGGAACTTCCCCCTGCACCTGACCCAGCGCTCCATTGCCCCGGCGCTGGCCCTGGGCAACGCGGTGGTGGTCAAGCCGGCCAGCGATACGCCGGTGTGCGGCGGCCTGCTGCTGGCGAAGATTTTCGAGGAGGCCGGCCTGCCGGCGGGCGTGCTCAGCGTGGTGGTGGGGGCGGGTAGCGAGATCGGCGATGCCTTTGTCGAGCACCCGGTGCCTTCGCTGA
Protein-coding sequences here:
- a CDS encoding DUF7693 family protein, yielding MQSITALTAREICQVLRELALGTRTLGPSSHRVLTADDSWQVRLDIDGWALTLVSHGQSLSHCEQCLSPDGRVETLDAWQRYGTDPVKLLSIWEHQQLQRLLQAL
- a CDS encoding alpha/beta hydrolase; this translates as MSSSFLSRWRSRRCSLLGMAALLIGLPVGCQVLEHKERELVFRVEPGNASWYRGLPAGVRELEFKGDSLKPEQNIHAWWWPAQRADAPAILYLHGVRWNLTGQLFRIEQLHALGFSVLAIDYRGFGQSLGEPPSETSVYEDARIAWEQLQRLQPDAGKRLIYGHSLGGAVAVELAAQLGQQAASDGTPIPARGLIVESSFTSLAAIAAELGNTSLPVRWLLSQKFDSLDKIAHIGMPLLIVHGLDDRYVPARFSQQLFDAAQQPKQLLLVPGATHNNSMHLAGERYRQALNTLLHARPAKVAAAVPARVPTS
- a CDS encoding MFS transporter, encoding MTLDLKSRVDSGPMSSFQCLAIGICIVLNMIDGFDVLVMAFTAASVSAEWGLNGAQVGLLLSAGLFGMAAGSLFIAPWADRFGRRPLILFCLALSGLGMLLSALSQTPLQLALLRGLTGLGIGGILASSNVIASEYSSKRWRGLAVSLQSTGYALGATLGGLLAVWLLGHWGWRSVFLFGGAVTWLVIPLVLLWLPESLDFLLARRPGNALVRVNRLARRLEQPELEQLPPELPRQAGAPSGFGQLLAPAMRRTTLLIWLLFFLVMFGFYFVMSWTPKLLVAAGLSAQQGITGGVLLSVGGIFGAALIGGLASRWPLGRVLALFMLITAGLLVLFVGSASSIAAALGLGLLIGLFSNGCVAGLYALSPVVYDASVRATGVGWGIGIGRIGAILSPTVAGFLLDGGWQPLHLYGVFASVFVIAAGCLLLLKPARARAQPAMAGA
- a CDS encoding LysR family transcriptional regulator → MSHIDLNLIRTFVTLYEARSVTLAAERLFVTQPSVSYGLARLRELFDDALFSRTRDGIQPTFVAEQLYGPLRESLTRIESTVQGCRQFDPASTERRFRIALSDLGEIGFLPLILARLNQDAPLAEVEVLPLQVDQVGEWLASGKVDAAICRQPVPGVRSRVLMHERYVCLLSTGHPRIDQQLSLEQFLAERHVAVTRTTGHGNVEDVLKNMNVERRISLHVPHFSVLPKIIPGTDLLAVLPAQIARLFIHEGELKMLELPFPVAEFAVSLNWHPNSDSSAALRWFCDTIADAIISGQGQN
- the mdlC gene encoding benzoylformate decarboxylase; translated protein: MKTVHSASYEILREQGLTTIFGNPGSNELPFLKGFPEDFRYILGLHEGAVVSMADGYALATGKPTFVNLHAAAGTGNGMGALTNAWYSHSPLVITAGQQVRSMVGVEAMLANVDAAQLPKPLVKWSHEPVSAQDVPRTLSQAIHMANLAPRGPVYVSIPYDDWACAAPAGVEHLARRQVASAGLPSAAQLQALAERLAAARSPVLVLGPDVDGSGSNGLAVQLAEKLRMPAWVAPSASRCPFPTRHPCFRGVLPAAIAGISRCLAEHDLILVVGAPVFRYHQYAPGDYLPADCELVHLTCDPGEAARAPMGDALVGDIALTLEALVEVLPQSERPLPSALPLPAPVREEGGLLRPETVFDLIDQLAPRDAIYVKESTSTVGAFWQRVEMSEPGSYFFPAAGGLGFGLPAAVGVQLATPGRRVVAIIGDGSANYGITALWTAAQYGIPVVFIILKNGTYGALRWFADVLQVSDAPGLDVPGLDFCAIAQGYGVQAQHAATRAEFAAAFSAALAGNRPVLIEVPTLTIEP
- a CDS encoding MFS transporter, producing the protein MNTTSVSEVMEARPQRSSPVSGSADIGTLLDDGPYTGMQKIVVLLAALSIVMDGFDGQLIGFAIPLMIKEWGITREAFAPAVAAGLIGMGIGSACAGLFADRFGRRMAVIASVILFGTATCAIGLSPDALTVAALRFIAGLGIGGALPSATTMTAEFTPARRRTLAVTATIVCVPLGGMLAGLFASHVLPLYGWRTLFFIGGSLPIVLGLLLLATLPESPRFLARRPQRWGELTALLGRMGRPMPEGVRYTDALEQQSEQQGGFRALFAPGYGRDTLAVWVAFFMCLTAVYSAFSWLPTMLLAEGLPLALASSGLTAYNLGGVIGALVCAVAMTRWGSFWPLLICCAGGAASAFAMQTLDVDQNTSLLIFGFGVHGLFVNAVQSTLYALCAFIYPTAVRATGTASALAFGRMGAILSAFVGATVITQGGAHGYLTLLGTVMVLALIALVLVRRHIPRRAPGSTRADKQHLADQPSQP
- a CDS encoding ketopantoate reductase family protein, with product MNISILGAGAMGSLFGGLLAESGQQVTLLDINDAHLEAIRRQGLRLETDSGDRRIGGLSACRPEQVTGQPDLLLVFTKAQHTDNALRGIAGHIGEHSLVLTLQNGLGNAETLCRHVASERVMIGMTTWPADMAGPAHVRSHGQGVVRVLSLDGVERQGGNQVAAVLQAAGLQCAVDPRVWTSIWEKVAFNAALNSLCAVTGCTVGQLDAAPEGVALARAIVLEVLSVAQSVGVATDAQHCLETVAYAIAHHRTHKPSMLQDVLAGRPTEIGAINGEVLARARQAGIAVPHTETLLGLLRLIEARAATGGGHE